The proteins below come from a single Streptomyces sp. MRC013 genomic window:
- a CDS encoding response regulator codes for MTAPESPQPVADDQSHVPPATTRVVIAEDEALIRLDLKEMLEEEGYTVVGEAADGARAVELAREHRPDLVILDVKMPVLDGISAAERIAGESIAPVLMLTAFSQRELVERARDAGAMAYLVKPFGKSDVVPAIEMAVSRFAELRALEREVVDLAQRLETRKLVDRAKGVLQSRYGLGEPAAFRWIQKTSMDRRMSMREVAEAVLEDAEERWGGRG; via the coding sequence GTGACCGCCCCTGAGTCGCCCCAGCCCGTCGCCGACGACCAGTCGCACGTCCCGCCGGCGACGACCCGCGTCGTCATCGCCGAGGACGAGGCGCTCATCCGCCTCGATCTGAAGGAGATGCTCGAGGAGGAGGGGTACACGGTCGTCGGCGAGGCGGCCGACGGGGCCCGGGCCGTGGAGTTGGCGCGCGAGCACCGTCCGGATCTCGTGATCTTGGATGTGAAGATGCCGGTGCTGGACGGCATCTCGGCCGCGGAGAGGATCGCGGGGGAGTCGATCGCTCCGGTGCTGATGTTGACCGCGTTCTCGCAGCGGGAGCTGGTGGAGCGGGCGCGGGACGCGGGTGCGATGGCGTATCTGGTGAAGCCGTTCGGCAAGAGTGATGTGGTTCCGGCGATCGAGATGGCGGTGTCGCGGTTCGCGGAGTTGCGGGCGCTGGAGCGGGAGGTGGTGGATCTGGCGCAGCGTTTGGAGACGCGGAAGTTGGTGGACCGGGCGAAGGGGGTGTTGCAGTCGCGGTACGGGCTGGGGGAGCCGGCGGCGTTTCGGTGGATCCAGAAGACGTCGATGGATCGGCGTATGTCGATGCGGGAGGTGGCTGAGGCGGTGTTGGAGGATGCCGAGGAGAGGTGGGGCGGTCGGGGATAG
- a CDS encoding branched-chain amino acid ABC transporter substrate-binding protein: protein MLNKTVVRFAVPLVAGALALTGCGDSGGGDGTVKIAFQGPLSGDNVALGENMQNGVKLAIDQANAKGDLGFTLEYVASDDQGLPDKATAAAQKVIDDESVVAVVGPAFSGPTNTASPLYAEAGLVTVSPSATNPSLTDPKNNFTSLLRGVPNDSQQGAGMATYYAKKLKAKKVYVVDDKTDYGVGLAGVAERDLKAAGVQVVRKSVPQKTPDYSATAKDVVNSKADALVYAGYYQDAAPLAKKLKEAGYQGAAISGDGTNDVKFVELAGGASENWFLTCPCTDATVEAGTKQFSTDYQKAFKRAPGTYSAEAYDIANMIIGEIKAAKGEVDREALRDALAKASYKGLTKTFSFDENGEFKGTDVYLYQVKGGKIAYQGNINQLAG, encoded by the coding sequence GTGCTGAACAAGACTGTCGTCAGGTTTGCGGTTCCGCTGGTTGCGGGTGCTTTGGCGTTGACCGGGTGCGGCGACTCGGGCGGTGGTGACGGAACCGTCAAGATCGCTTTCCAGGGGCCGTTGTCGGGTGACAACGTGGCTCTGGGGGAGAACATGCAGAACGGCGTGAAGCTGGCGATCGACCAGGCGAATGCCAAGGGCGACCTCGGTTTCACGTTGGAGTACGTCGCTTCGGACGACCAGGGTCTGCCGGACAAGGCGACCGCGGCCGCGCAGAAGGTGATCGACGACGAGAGCGTCGTGGCGGTGGTGGGTCCTGCTTTCTCGGGTCCTACGAACACGGCTTCGCCGTTGTACGCGGAGGCGGGGCTGGTCACGGTGTCGCCGTCGGCGACCAATCCGTCGCTGACGGATCCGAAGAACAATTTCACGAGTCTGCTGCGGGGTGTTCCGAACGACAGCCAGCAGGGCGCGGGGATGGCGACCTACTACGCCAAGAAGCTGAAGGCGAAGAAGGTCTATGTCGTGGACGACAAGACGGACTACGGGGTGGGTCTGGCGGGAGTGGCCGAGAGGGATCTGAAGGCCGCGGGCGTCCAGGTGGTCCGCAAGTCGGTTCCGCAGAAGACGCCGGATTACAGTGCCACGGCGAAGGACGTGGTCAACTCGAAGGCCGACGCGCTGGTCTACGCGGGGTACTACCAGGACGCCGCGCCGCTCGCGAAGAAGTTGAAGGAGGCGGGTTACCAGGGCGCGGCGATCTCCGGCGACGGTACGAACGACGTGAAGTTCGTGGAGTTGGCGGGCGGTGCGTCGGAGAACTGGTTCCTGACGTGCCCGTGCACCGACGCGACGGTCGAGGCGGGTACGAAGCAGTTCTCGACGGACTACCAGAAGGCGTTCAAGCGGGCGCCGGGCACGTATTCGGCGGAGGCGTACGACATCGCGAACATGATCATCGGGGAGATCAAGGCGGCGAAGGGCGAGGTGGATCGCGAGGCGCTGCGGGATGCTCTGGCGAAGGCCTCGTACAAGGGGCTGACGAAGACGTTCTCCTTCGACGAGAACGGTGAGTTCAAGGGCACCGATGTGTACCTGTACCAGGTGAAGGGCGGAAAGATCGCCTATCAGGGCAACATCAACCAGTTGGCGGGCTGA
- a CDS encoding branched-chain amino acid ABC transporter permease translates to MSLQDFWDYLVLGVMLGSLYAVIAIGYTLVYGVLQLINFAHSEVFMLGAYGSLIVLQLLDPGDNPSAWASIGFVALAMAGSALFGGVTAYGLEKVAYRPLRRRGAPRLIFLITAIGASFFLYNLAGKLFGRDPLTLPEMYDNHDVFSVLGAGVNVTQLLQFLTAVVMMVGLDLLVNRTKLGRGIRAVAQDAEVASLMGVDIDRVISRTFVIGGVLGGVAGFLFANLNQVSYTMGFIPGITAFAAAVVGGIGNIRGAMAGGVLIGVVETMTVPLFGDEWRSVSAMVVLILVLMFRPMGILGRQVGRAA, encoded by the coding sequence ATGTCCCTTCAGGATTTCTGGGACTATCTTGTCCTGGGTGTGATGCTCGGCTCGTTGTACGCCGTCATCGCGATCGGTTACACGCTGGTGTACGGCGTTCTCCAGTTGATCAATTTCGCGCACAGCGAGGTGTTCATGCTGGGGGCGTACGGGAGTCTCATCGTCCTTCAGCTGCTGGATCCGGGCGACAACCCTTCTGCTTGGGCGTCGATCGGTTTCGTGGCTCTGGCGATGGCGGGTTCGGCGCTGTTCGGCGGGGTTACGGCGTACGGCCTGGAGAAGGTGGCGTATCGGCCTCTGCGGCGACGTGGTGCTCCTCGGCTGATTTTTCTGATCACGGCGATCGGGGCGTCGTTCTTCCTGTACAACCTGGCGGGCAAGCTGTTCGGGCGTGATCCGCTGACGTTGCCGGAGATGTACGACAACCACGACGTGTTCAGTGTTCTCGGTGCGGGTGTGAACGTCACGCAGCTGCTGCAGTTCCTGACCGCCGTGGTGATGATGGTGGGTTTGGACCTCCTGGTGAACCGGACGAAGTTGGGGAGGGGCATCCGGGCGGTGGCGCAGGATGCCGAGGTGGCTTCGTTGATGGGCGTGGACATCGACCGGGTGATCTCGCGGACGTTCGTGATCGGCGGTGTGCTCGGCGGTGTGGCCGGGTTCTTGTTCGCGAATCTGAACCAGGTGTCCTACACGATGGGGTTCATTCCGGGTATCACGGCGTTCGCGGCGGCTGTGGTGGGTGGTATCGGCAACATTCGCGGTGCGATGGCGGGTGGGGTGCTGATCGGTGTCGTGGAGACGATGACGGTGCCGTTGTTCGGTGACGAGTGGCGGAGTGTCTCGGCGATGGTGGTCCTGATTCTGGTGCTGATGTTCCGTCCGATGGGCATCCTCGGTAGGCAAGTGGGGAGGGCGGCATGA
- a CDS encoding branched-chain amino acid ABC transporter permease gives MSSVGSSVRDVASEASRLRRTAWYQRPRFTRLWSVLALGVLLALVTGEQGTTRDVFFSIEGSLTGSHLWVCLALTVGVWALREFAAAPLRGAAVRVGAVVGRPGGVVRERMQGDPRLRWGLVGLALVLALVVPSVLSRTWQTVLVDQVAIFALLAIGLNVVIGWAGLLDLGFFAFFAVGAYSTAFWTGRLPVEPPVVLNPFWVIPIAVVTCLVTGLLLGAPTLRLRGDYLAIVTLGFHEIIYLVAKNADGVTGGPQGARLIPDFSFDFAGVAYTWSIKPLPYWYLLVFFIVLVIVLFSRLEHSRVGRAWTAIREDEIAAAANGVDTVRFKLMAFAIGASTSGVAGVIFTSKYGYINPEVFPLLQSILILAYVIFGGMGSIPGVLMGAAALVWLPEALKDYVDPSDRYMYLGALLVIMMIYRPQGIWPSRRRQRELGMAEEGSGGADAVSEPAGGKV, from the coding sequence ATGAGTTCGGTGGGGTCTTCCGTGAGGGATGTGGCGTCCGAGGCGAGCAGGTTGCGGCGTACGGCGTGGTATCAGCGGCCGCGGTTCACGCGGTTGTGGTCGGTGTTGGCACTGGGTGTGCTGTTGGCGTTGGTGACGGGTGAGCAGGGCACCACGCGGGACGTGTTCTTCTCGATCGAGGGATCGTTGACGGGGTCTCACCTGTGGGTGTGCCTGGCGTTGACGGTGGGTGTGTGGGCGTTGCGGGAGTTCGCGGCGGCGCCGTTGAGGGGGGCCGCGGTTCGGGTCGGGGCTGTGGTGGGCCGGCCCGGGGGCGTGGTGCGTGAGCGGATGCAGGGTGATCCGCGGTTGCGCTGGGGTCTGGTGGGGTTGGCGTTGGTGCTGGCTCTGGTGGTGCCGTCGGTGTTGTCGCGGACGTGGCAGACGGTGTTGGTGGACCAGGTGGCGATCTTCGCGTTGCTGGCGATCGGTCTGAACGTGGTGATCGGCTGGGCGGGTCTGCTGGATCTGGGTTTCTTCGCCTTCTTCGCGGTGGGGGCGTACTCGACGGCGTTCTGGACGGGACGTCTGCCGGTCGAGCCGCCGGTGGTGCTGAATCCTTTCTGGGTGATTCCGATCGCGGTGGTGACGTGTCTGGTCACGGGCCTGCTGCTGGGTGCGCCGACGTTGCGGTTGCGGGGTGACTACCTGGCGATCGTGACGTTGGGTTTCCACGAGATCATCTACCTGGTGGCGAAGAACGCGGACGGGGTGACGGGTGGTCCGCAGGGTGCCCGGTTGATTCCGGACTTCTCGTTCGACTTCGCGGGTGTCGCGTACACGTGGTCGATCAAGCCGTTGCCGTACTGGTATCTGCTGGTGTTCTTCATCGTGCTGGTGATCGTGCTGTTCTCCCGGCTGGAGCACTCGCGGGTGGGCCGGGCGTGGACGGCGATCCGGGAGGACGAGATCGCGGCGGCGGCGAACGGCGTGGACACGGTGCGGTTCAAGCTGATGGCGTTCGCGATCGGCGCGTCGACGTCGGGCGTGGCCGGGGTGATCTTCACGAGCAAGTACGGCTACATCAATCCCGAGGTGTTCCCGCTGCTGCAGTCGATCCTGATCCTGGCGTACGTGATCTTCGGTGGGATGGGGTCGATCCCGGGTGTGCTGATGGGTGCGGCGGCGTTGGTGTGGTTGCCGGAGGCGTTGAAGGACTACGTGGATCCGTCGGATCGGTACATGTACCTGGGCGCGCTGCTTGTGATCATGATGATTTACCGGCCTCAGGGGATCTGGCCTTCGCGTCGTCGTCAGCGGGAGCTGGGGATGGCGGAGGAGGGTTCCGGTGGCGCGGATGCGGTGTCCGAGCCGGCGGGAGGCAAGGTCTGA
- a CDS encoding ABC transporter ATP-binding protein has translation MSAEVTGVSTGELVLRVTGVTLRFGGLTVLDGVDMSMRRGEVLAVIGPNGAGKTSFFNSLTGAYTPQEGRIVFLPKEGGEKSLLGRKPHLVNRAGLARTFQNIRLFSALTALENVKIAAETRLKAGPVSIMLGLPGARRAERESDERAHRLLRFVGLEGRLNEIAGGLSYGDQRSLEIARALATDPQVLLLDEPAAGTNPTEKLELERLIRRINAELGVSVLLIEHDMRLVMSVADRVMVLNFGRKIAEGTPGEVQRHPAVVEAYLGASEEGAGAVRGAVGAGSGAVPGDAGEGGAGRAARSDEGSGQ, from the coding sequence ATGAGTGCTGAAGTGACGGGCGTGTCCACCGGGGAGCTGGTGCTCCGGGTGACGGGTGTGACGTTGCGGTTCGGCGGGTTGACGGTCCTCGACGGGGTGGACATGTCGATGCGCCGGGGTGAGGTGCTGGCGGTGATCGGCCCGAACGGTGCGGGGAAGACGTCGTTCTTCAATTCGCTGACGGGCGCGTACACGCCGCAGGAGGGGAGGATCGTCTTCCTGCCGAAGGAGGGGGGCGAGAAGTCGCTGCTGGGTCGTAAGCCGCATCTGGTGAACCGGGCGGGGCTGGCCCGTACGTTCCAGAACATCCGGTTGTTCTCGGCGCTGACGGCGTTGGAGAACGTGAAGATCGCGGCGGAGACGCGGCTGAAGGCGGGGCCGGTGTCGATCATGCTGGGGTTGCCCGGTGCGCGGCGTGCGGAGCGGGAGAGCGACGAGCGGGCGCACCGGTTGCTGAGGTTCGTCGGTCTGGAGGGCAGGCTCAACGAGATCGCCGGCGGCCTGAGCTACGGCGATCAGCGGAGTCTGGAGATCGCCCGGGCGCTGGCGACGGATCCGCAGGTGCTGCTGCTGGACGAGCCGGCGGCGGGGACGAACCCGACCGAGAAGCTGGAGTTGGAGCGGTTGATCCGCCGTATCAACGCCGAGTTGGGCGTGAGCGTGCTGTTGATCGAGCACGACATGCGGTTGGTGATGTCGGTTGCGGACCGGGTGATGGTGCTGAACTTCGGCAGGAAGATCGCCGAGGGTACGCCGGGTGAGGTGCAGCGGCACCCGGCGGTGGTGGAGGCGTACCTGGGCGCGTCGGAGGAGGGCGCGGGGGCGGTCCGCGGTGCGGTCGGGGCGGGTTCCGGCGCGGTGCCGGGGGACGCCGGTGAGGGCGGCGCGGGCCGTGCGGCGCGGAGTGACGAGGGGAGCGGCCAGTGA